The Algihabitans albus genome includes a window with the following:
- a CDS encoding TIGR02466 family protein, whose translation MKRQPDAQGFLDLWPTTFLRRPLPGAREANGVLSQVILDLDAKAADLTTDYLGGNFLESEHPAVAWLRDCINKTAVDYLRRGGLDYEVRWSLQGWANVNRFGDYHDLHNHPHAYLSGTYYVAVPNEIEDLPGRRDRRPGAISFYDPRAQANMTAIKGDPQIEAEYTLLPEPGMILLWPAFLHHFVHPNLSRQPRISVSFNLVLKRPDAYLPEQG comes from the coding sequence ATGAAGCGCCAGCCCGACGCTCAAGGTTTTCTCGACCTCTGGCCGACGACCTTCCTGAGGCGCCCTTTGCCCGGGGCGCGGGAGGCGAACGGGGTTCTGTCTCAGGTCATCCTGGATCTGGACGCCAAGGCGGCCGACCTGACCACCGACTATCTCGGCGGCAACTTCCTGGAGTCCGAACATCCCGCCGTCGCCTGGCTGCGCGACTGCATCAACAAGACGGCCGTCGACTACCTACGCCGCGGTGGGCTGGACTACGAAGTGCGGTGGTCGCTGCAGGGCTGGGCGAACGTCAACCGCTTCGGCGACTACCACGATCTGCACAACCATCCCCATGCCTACCTCTCCGGCACCTACTATGTCGCCGTACCCAACGAAATCGAGGACCTGCCGGGCCGACGGGACCGGCGGCCCGGCGCGATCTCTTTTTACGACCCGCGGGCACAGGCCAACATGACGGCCATCAAAGGCGATCCGCAGATCGAGGCCGAGTACACCCTGCTGCCGGAGCCTGGAATGATTCTGCTGTGGCCGGCCTTCCTGCACCACTTCGTGCATCCGAACCTCAGCCGCCAACCGCGAATCTCCGTTTCCTTCAATCTCGTTCTGAAGCGCCCCGACGCCTATCTTCCGGAGCAAGGTTGA
- a CDS encoding DUF2256 domain-containing protein: protein MSALTRGGGKRQGKAELPHKICTACGRPFAWRKKWERVWADVRYCSKRCRRTRPATP, encoded by the coding sequence GTGAGCGCTCTCACGCGCGGCGGCGGCAAACGGCAGGGCAAAGCCGAGCTACCGCACAAGATCTGCACGGCCTGCGGCCGGCCCTTTGCCTGGCGAAAGAAGTGGGAACGAGTCTGGGCGGATGTACGCTACTGCTCCAAACGCTGTCGCCGCACGCGCCCCGCTACGCCCTAA
- a CDS encoding GNAT family N-acetyltransferase — translation METDIETPSPAEQLPRLETERLQLKQSAAADLDAMMALDSDPEVMRFIRTPITEDTQQDRLVQLVGRVDRDYGPGLGFWSVFPKTKPERFLGFVLLTILDGNSEVEIGWRFARTTWGKGYATEAAQAVLDYGFRDLALDPIVAVIRPGNRRSLAVAEKLGLNRDGTRKAYGKDLPFYRLNRSEWLAARERPAQSGL, via the coding sequence ATGGAGACAGACATAGAGACGCCCAGTCCGGCAGAGCAACTGCCGCGACTGGAAACCGAGCGGCTGCAGCTGAAGCAGAGCGCCGCCGCCGACTTGGACGCCATGATGGCGCTGGATTCGGACCCGGAGGTGATGCGCTTCATCCGCACGCCGATCACCGAGGATACGCAACAGGACCGTCTGGTGCAGCTCGTCGGCCGGGTCGATCGGGACTACGGCCCCGGGCTCGGCTTCTGGTCCGTCTTCCCCAAAACCAAGCCCGAGCGGTTTCTCGGCTTCGTTCTGCTGACGATTCTCGACGGCAACAGCGAGGTGGAGATCGGCTGGCGCTTCGCTCGAACGACTTGGGGCAAGGGCTATGCGACAGAGGCGGCGCAGGCCGTGCTCGACTACGGCTTCCGGGACTTGGCGCTCGATCCGATCGTCGCCGTCATCAGACCGGGCAATCGGCGCTCCTTGGCAGTTGCAGAGAAACTGGGGCTCAACCGCGACGGCACGCGGAAAGCCTATGGTAAGGATCTTCCCTTCTACCGCTTGAACCGCAGCGAATGGCTGGCCGCGCGGGAGCGACCGGCCCAGAGCGGATTGTGA
- a CDS encoding thiol-disulfide oxidoreductase DCC family protein, which produces MTASLAAAQRYVERMNRNPAQPAALTVYYDGACPLCRREVAFYRRLDRRGRIAWDDVSQPDAEPGCGLSREAALQRFHTRDAAGRLESGAAAFVAVWRQLPGFSRLTPLAAWPPALRLLEKAYGGFLKVRPWLSRLLA; this is translated from the coding sequence TTGACAGCTTCCCTAGCGGCGGCGCAGCGCTATGTCGAGCGCATGAACCGCAATCCTGCCCAACCTGCCGCGCTGACGGTCTACTACGATGGCGCCTGTCCGCTCTGCCGACGGGAGGTCGCATTCTACCGCCGGCTGGACCGCCGCGGCCGAATTGCTTGGGACGACGTCAGTCAGCCGGACGCGGAGCCAGGTTGCGGCCTCAGCCGGGAGGCGGCTCTGCAGCGCTTCCACACGCGTGATGCCGCCGGACGGCTTGAGAGCGGCGCCGCAGCCTTCGTCGCCGTCTGGCGGCAGCTACCGGGCTTCAGCCGCTTGACCCCGCTGGCCGCTTGGCCGCCGGCACTGCGCTTGCTGGAGAAGGCCTACGGCGGCTTTCTGAAGGTTCGCCCCTGGCTCTCCCGTCTGCTGGCCTAG
- the dapB gene encoding 4-hydroxy-tetrahydrodipicolinate reductase, whose protein sequence is MGDARIGILGCGGRMGRQLLAGVLDTPGARLAGGSERPDSAAVGQDLGVLAGRDALGLSAIEDPAALFAASDLVIDFTLPTATALHAALAAEHRTALVVGTTGLLEEQLAELERAAQEVAVLRAANMSLGVNLLIELVTQAAAKLDEAYDIEIVEMHHRHKVDAPSGTALELGEAAAAGRNVDLDDSGVRVRDGHTGPRRAGTIGFATLRGGDVAGDHTVIFATEGERLELGHRASSRQVFVQGALKAALWLRGKPAGLYSMRDVLGL, encoded by the coding sequence ATGGGTGACGCGAGGATCGGTATCCTGGGCTGCGGCGGACGCATGGGCCGCCAACTGCTGGCCGGCGTCCTGGACACGCCGGGTGCGCGTCTGGCCGGCGGCAGCGAGCGGCCGGACAGTGCGGCTGTTGGTCAGGATTTGGGGGTTCTTGCGGGTCGCGACGCCCTGGGCCTGTCGGCGATCGAGGACCCGGCCGCCCTTTTCGCCGCCAGCGACCTGGTGATCGACTTCACCCTGCCGACGGCAACCGCCCTACATGCCGCCCTCGCGGCCGAGCACCGTACCGCCCTTGTGGTCGGCACCACTGGACTGCTGGAAGAACAGCTGGCCGAACTCGAGCGCGCGGCGCAGGAGGTTGCGGTACTGCGTGCGGCCAACATGAGTCTCGGTGTCAATCTGTTGATCGAGCTGGTGACTCAGGCCGCGGCCAAGCTGGATGAGGCCTACGACATCGAGATCGTGGAAATGCACCACCGCCATAAGGTGGATGCGCCGTCCGGCACGGCGCTGGAGCTGGGCGAAGCGGCTGCGGCGGGTCGCAATGTCGATCTCGACGACTCCGGTGTGCGCGTGCGCGACGGTCACACCGGGCCGCGCCGGGCCGGAACCATCGGTTTTGCGACCTTGCGGGGCGGCGATGTGGCGGGCGACCACACGGTGATTTTTGCGACTGAGGGCGAACGCCTCGAACTCGGCCACCGGGCCTCCAGCCGGCAGGTCTTCGTCCAGGGTGCTCTCAAGGCCGCGCTTTGGCTCCGGGGCAAGCCGGCGGGGCTCTATTCCATGCGCGACGTCTTGGGGCTCTAG
- a CDS encoding FAD-binding domain-containing protein, which translates to MGLQVVWFKRDLRLDDHVPLAEAAQQTSTLGPVLPLYVAEPEIWGGEDMSGRHWAFAGECLEELRAALAGIGQPLVIRHGEIVSVLEDLHRRYGLTRLWSHQETGNAATYARDKRVLAWTRARGIPWRELRQHGIVRGLASRDGWARRWDRFMAEPIPPAPTALQPLSDIAPGSLPTASDLGLAPDPCPERQLGGRRAGLEVLESFLTERGRTYRRAMSSPVTGFHACSRLSSHFAWGSVSLREASQAAKRELRRQREADRTAEGWCGSLSSFVGRLHWHCHFMQKLEDGPEIEFDNLHPAYDALDKPLDMARFQAWCGGRTGLPFVDACMRALLATGWMNFRMRAMLMAVASYHLWLPWRPTGLHLARLFTDYEAGIHWPQTQMQSGTTGINTVRIYNPVKQGYDQDPDGRFVKRWVPELAAVPQSHIHEPWSWDRAGQLDYPAPIVDHKAAAQSARAAIRDLRKSDAFQRNAEAIQAKHGSRRSGLSQTNRRGRRSSGSDARQREMKL; encoded by the coding sequence ATGGGGCTGCAAGTCGTCTGGTTCAAACGAGACCTGCGTCTCGACGACCATGTGCCGCTGGCCGAAGCGGCTCAACAGACCTCGACTCTCGGCCCCGTTCTGCCTCTCTACGTCGCAGAGCCCGAGATTTGGGGTGGCGAGGATATGAGCGGACGCCACTGGGCCTTCGCCGGCGAATGCCTGGAGGAGCTGCGCGCAGCACTGGCAGGGATCGGCCAGCCTCTCGTGATTCGTCACGGCGAGATCGTTTCGGTTCTGGAAGATCTTCACCGGCGTTACGGCCTCACCAGGCTCTGGTCCCATCAGGAAACCGGCAATGCAGCCACCTATGCCCGTGACAAACGCGTTCTCGCCTGGACCCGGGCGCGTGGCATTCCCTGGCGAGAACTTCGGCAGCATGGGATCGTCCGGGGCCTTGCCTCGCGCGACGGCTGGGCGCGCAGATGGGATCGCTTCATGGCGGAACCGATCCCTCCGGCGCCGACGGCCCTGCAACCCCTCTCGGACATCGCGCCGGGGAGCTTGCCGACTGCCAGCGATCTCGGCCTGGCTCCCGATCCCTGTCCCGAACGCCAGCTGGGCGGGCGGCGGGCGGGGCTCGAGGTGCTCGAGAGTTTCTTGACGGAACGCGGCCGGACCTATCGGCGTGCGATGTCCAGTCCAGTGACCGGCTTCCACGCCTGCTCGCGCCTGTCTTCTCACTTTGCCTGGGGGTCCGTTTCCCTGCGCGAAGCAAGTCAGGCGGCGAAAAGGGAGCTTCGGAGGCAGCGCGAAGCCGACCGGACGGCGGAGGGCTGGTGCGGGTCTCTAAGCTCCTTCGTGGGTCGTCTGCACTGGCACTGCCATTTCATGCAGAAGCTCGAAGACGGCCCGGAAATCGAGTTCGACAATCTCCACCCTGCCTACGACGCCTTGGACAAGCCGCTCGACATGGCACGTTTCCAGGCCTGGTGCGGGGGGCGGACCGGGCTGCCCTTTGTCGACGCCTGCATGCGCGCGCTGCTGGCGACCGGTTGGATGAACTTCCGCATGCGCGCCATGCTGATGGCCGTCGCCAGCTATCATCTATGGCTGCCCTGGCGCCCCACCGGTCTGCATCTCGCACGCCTCTTCACAGACTACGAAGCGGGCATCCATTGGCCGCAAACCCAGATGCAGTCGGGTACGACCGGCATCAACACGGTGCGAATCTACAATCCCGTGAAACAGGGATACGATCAGGATCCAGACGGTCGTTTCGTGAAACGCTGGGTGCCGGAACTGGCAGCGGTTCCGCAATCCCATATCCACGAACCCTGGTCTTGGGATCGGGCCGGACAGCTCGACTACCCCGCACCCATCGTCGACCACAAGGCTGCGGCTCAAAGCGCACGGGCGGCGATCCGGGATCTCCGCAAGTCGGACGCCTTTCAACGAAACGCAGAAGCCATTCAGGCCAAGCACGGCAGCCGACGTTCGGGCCTGTCCCAGACAAACCGGCGCGGGCGGCGCTCGAGCGGGAGCGACGCACGCCAGCGAGAGATGAAGTTGTGA
- a CDS encoding ABC transporter ATP-binding protein/permease, which translates to MEANLFRYIWRHSRRDQLAILLLVALSLPFYFLSLNLPKQIVNQGIQGQGFESVEDTRFFGRIHLPFGEATTGEPVLLFDGLELTQPGFLLALSFAFLALVCVNGGFKFVINTAKGRLGERMLRRLRYELTDRLLRFRLRTLRRMKSAEVATMIKDEVEPLGGFIGDAFVTPAFLGGQAITAMVFIMIQSVWLGLVAGAVLAIQAILIPKLRVPILRLGKERQLTARQLAGRIGEVMDGAVEVHAHDASNWERAELTGRLGRIFEIRFEIFQRKFFVKFLNNFLGQFTPFVFYAAGGLLAISGQLDIGALVAVIAAYKDLPGPVRELLNWEQTRNDVQIKYDQVIEQFQPTDVVRPEQQDPEVEVKPLEGDLKVSGLTLTDDSNNRILDQVGFEMPLDSATAVVGDAASGKDHLALLLAALVPPAGGSIQIGDQSLTKLPEAATGRRLGYVGPDAYLFPQSVRENLVYGLKHRPLAELERDEDALKQHRWHLAEARKTGNIDFDPQADWIDYAAAGCDGPEALDRQLIEILHLVELDNDVYRFGLGRTIDPLKRPEVAAGLMKARARLTERLAVHGHEDLVVRFDRKAYNPNASLAENLLFGTPRKPEYAPEALPDNRLVLDVLREAELEAQLLAKGISIAETMVEIFADLPPGHPFFDQFSFISADDLPEFRQLVQRAEKSGADGLPEVERKRLLALPFRYVDARHRLDLIDDDFRARLLKARDALHHRIELEDPEAVEFYEARDYNAAASLMDNILFGRLVYGRAEAEETVGATVAETLDELGLHDAVVLVGLDYNVGVAGKLLSASQRQKVAIARALLKRPDLLILNEATAVMDGATRSQLLDRLLQHRGKTGIVWALERARLAERFDRVLVMHNGRLVEQGAFCDLKDKGRTLPDLLAAD; encoded by the coding sequence ATGGAAGCCAATCTGTTTCGTTACATCTGGCGCCATTCGAGGCGCGATCAGTTGGCGATCCTGCTGCTGGTGGCACTGTCTTTGCCATTTTACTTCTTATCGTTGAATCTCCCGAAGCAGATCGTCAACCAAGGCATTCAGGGGCAGGGCTTCGAGTCGGTTGAAGACACCCGTTTTTTCGGGCGCATCCATCTGCCTTTCGGGGAGGCGACGACCGGTGAACCAGTCCTGCTGTTCGACGGCCTCGAGCTCACGCAGCCAGGATTTCTGCTCGCACTGAGCTTCGCGTTCCTGGCGCTTGTCTGCGTCAACGGTGGCTTCAAGTTCGTGATCAACACCGCCAAGGGACGGCTCGGTGAGCGTATGCTGCGGCGCCTGCGCTACGAGCTGACCGACCGCTTGCTGCGCTTCCGTCTGCGGACACTTCGGCGCATGAAGTCGGCCGAAGTCGCGACCATGATCAAGGATGAGGTGGAGCCGCTCGGCGGCTTCATCGGCGATGCCTTCGTGACTCCTGCCTTCCTGGGGGGCCAGGCAATCACCGCCATGGTCTTCATCATGATCCAGTCTGTCTGGCTGGGTCTGGTGGCCGGTGCGGTGCTCGCCATCCAGGCGATCCTGATTCCCAAGCTGCGTGTGCCGATCTTGCGTCTCGGAAAGGAACGGCAGTTGACCGCCCGCCAGCTCGCCGGGCGCATCGGCGAAGTGATGGACGGAGCGGTCGAAGTGCATGCACACGATGCCTCCAACTGGGAGAGGGCGGAGCTGACGGGCCGCTTGGGACGCATCTTCGAAATTCGCTTCGAGATCTTCCAGCGCAAATTCTTCGTGAAGTTTCTCAACAACTTCCTCGGTCAGTTCACGCCCTTCGTCTTCTACGCCGCGGGTGGTCTGCTGGCGATCAGCGGTCAGCTCGACATCGGGGCTCTGGTCGCCGTAATCGCCGCCTACAAGGATCTGCCGGGTCCGGTGAGGGAGTTGCTCAATTGGGAGCAGACGCGCAACGACGTGCAGATCAAGTACGATCAGGTGATCGAACAGTTCCAGCCGACCGACGTGGTTCGGCCCGAACAGCAGGACCCGGAAGTCGAGGTCAAGCCGCTGGAAGGCGACCTGAAGGTCTCCGGCCTGACGCTGACCGACGACTCCAATAATCGGATCCTCGATCAGGTCGGCTTCGAAATGCCGCTCGATTCCGCCACCGCCGTGGTCGGGGACGCCGCCAGCGGCAAGGATCACTTGGCCCTGCTGTTGGCGGCGCTGGTGCCTCCGGCGGGCGGTTCGATCCAGATCGGCGATCAGTCCTTGACGAAGCTACCGGAGGCGGCGACGGGACGGCGCCTCGGTTACGTCGGGCCGGATGCCTATCTCTTTCCGCAGTCGGTGCGCGAGAACCTGGTCTATGGTCTGAAGCATCGACCCTTGGCGGAGCTAGAGCGCGACGAGGATGCGCTCAAGCAGCACCGTTGGCATCTGGCCGAGGCGCGCAAAACGGGAAACATCGACTTCGATCCGCAAGCGGATTGGATCGACTATGCGGCCGCCGGCTGTGACGGACCGGAGGCGCTCGACCGCCAGCTGATCGAAATCCTGCATCTGGTCGAGCTGGACAACGACGTTTACCGATTCGGGCTAGGCCGCACGATCGATCCCCTGAAACGGCCGGAAGTGGCGGCCGGACTGATGAAGGCGCGCGCGCGTCTGACCGAGCGCCTGGCGGTGCACGGCCATGAGGATTTGGTCGTGCGCTTCGACCGCAAGGCCTACAATCCCAATGCCTCGCTGGCGGAGAACCTGCTGTTTGGGACGCCCCGCAAACCGGAGTACGCGCCCGAGGCTCTGCCCGATAACCGGTTGGTGTTGGATGTTCTGCGCGAGGCCGAGCTTGAGGCACAGCTTCTCGCCAAGGGAATCAGCATTGCCGAGACCATGGTCGAGATCTTTGCCGATTTGCCGCCTGGCCATCCCTTTTTCGACCAGTTCAGCTTCATATCGGCGGACGATCTGCCGGAGTTTCGTCAACTCGTTCAGCGCGCCGAGAAATCGGGCGCCGACGGCCTCCCGGAGGTCGAGCGCAAGCGGTTGCTGGCTCTGCCGTTCCGCTATGTCGATGCGCGCCACCGCCTGGATCTGATCGACGACGACTTCCGTGCGCGCTTGTTGAAGGCGCGCGACGCGCTGCATCACCGTATCGAGCTCGAAGACCCGGAGGCGGTCGAGTTCTACGAAGCGCGCGACTACAACGCCGCGGCCAGCTTGATGGACAACATCCTGTTCGGTCGCCTGGTCTATGGACGGGCCGAGGCGGAAGAGACGGTGGGCGCGACCGTGGCCGAGACGCTCGATGAGCTGGGTTTGCACGATGCGGTTGTCCTGGTCGGTCTGGATTATAATGTTGGAGTTGCCGGGAAATTGTTGTCGGCGAGCCAGCGCCAAAAAGTGGCGATCGCCCGTGCCCTGCTGAAACGCCCGGATTTGCTCATACTCAACGAAGCGACGGCGGTGATGGACGGGGCGACTCGTTCGCAATTGCTCGATCGCCTGCTGCAGCATCGCGGCAAGACGGGTATCGTTTGGGCGTTGGAGCGAGCCCGGCTGGCCGAGCGTTTCGACCGGGTGCTGGTCATGCACAACGGTCGTCTGGTCGAACAGGGGGCGTTCTGCGATCTGAAGGACAAGGGCCGCACGCTTCCGGACCTTCTGGCGGCGGACTGA
- a CDS encoding cyclic nucleotide-binding domain-containing protein, with protein MGLEQEVEVLRRIPLFANLEPARLKLMAFASERMTFKPDQALCREGDPGDAAYIIVDGKADILKDTVDGPVKVAEVGRNAIIGEIAILIDVPRTASVVATDELTALKITTDLFYRLLADFPEMGVEIMRVLARRLEETTDKLGEVEDRLRRAERG; from the coding sequence ATGGGTTTGGAGCAGGAAGTCGAAGTATTGCGGCGGATCCCATTGTTCGCCAACCTCGAACCGGCACGCCTTAAGCTCATGGCCTTTGCCAGCGAGCGTATGACTTTCAAGCCCGATCAAGCGCTTTGCCGGGAGGGCGATCCGGGCGACGCCGCCTATATTATCGTCGATGGCAAGGCCGATATCCTGAAGGACACGGTCGACGGCCCGGTCAAGGTCGCGGAGGTCGGCCGCAACGCCATCATCGGCGAGATCGCGATCCTGATCGATGTGCCGCGCACTGCCTCGGTGGTTGCCACCGACGAGCTGACGGCGCTCAAGATCACCACCGATCTCTTCTATCGCCTGCTCGCCGATTTTCCGGAAATGGGCGTCGAAATCATGCGCGTGCTGGCGCGGCGCCTGGAAGAGACCACTGACAAGTTGGGTGAGGTGGAAGACCGCTTGCGCCGGGCCGAACGCGGTTGA
- a CDS encoding [protein-PII] uridylyltransferase → MDTAVTLKRDAVRPDGDTSSMVGRTRRRGSSRPQGAGNRRAILDRSKLQDKMAGLLMRASTPERARSEILELLKGALAEGREEIQRRFEAGASGRTTAALLAWQADQIVRLIYDHVGQDLYPLANPSMAERLAVAAAGGYGRGELAPYSDIDLLFLLPYKTTPRSEQVIESVLYFLWDLGFKVGHATRSVDDCLRQARQDVTIATNLLESRFLWGDQALFLEFKSRYAAEVQAGKGIWFAEAKLAERSRRHQRYGQGSRYALEPNVKESKGGLRDLHTIFWLGKFLYQVDEVDKLIDKGVFTKAEARAFEKALEFLWTLRCWLHYQTGRGEERLTFDLQHAIAPLMGYNEHAGKKAVERFMKRYFLVAKDVGDLTRIFCAQIEAEHNRRSRFRMPLLRRRRQIGGFKLEGDRLTVKGPEHFAEKPVDLLRLFQVAQANDLDIHPDALRSATQSLKQIDKSLRQNAKANQVFLDILTGDKDPETALRRLNEAGVLGRFLPDFGRAVSMMQFNMYHHYTVDEHTLFAIGILHAIEQGKLQEEAPIASSVIHKVLNRRVLFLAVLLHDIAKGRPGDHSEEGAKIAHRLCPRLGLSSEETETVAWLVLHHLAMSDTAFKRDIDDPKTIQDFAGLVQSRERLNLLLVLTVADIRAVGPGVWNAWKASLLRELYWRSEEVLSGGFSTEGRERRIAGKKAALRQALEECAEAFEPEWIEGFLDRGYDAYWLSLDVETLLRHARLIRTAEVEGRLLTVDTWVDPYREATEVTIYTADHAGLFNRIAGALAVAGANVEVARIFTHKDGMALDIFWVRDAAKGGAFAKPSKLAKLYAAIEQTLSGSIRPLTELRRQAPNLPSRFEVFTVAPRVLIDNAASRHHTVIEVNGRDRPGLLYRLTLALARLGLMIDSAQITTYGERAVDSFYVHDALNSKIESPQRLRAIRKKLLEALEDGVCAPAGAQTVRARPKSAVGAKSLAKPAKSRKRAVAS, encoded by the coding sequence ATGGATACAGCGGTAACCCTCAAGCGCGATGCAGTTCGCCCCGACGGCGACACATCTTCGATGGTCGGGCGAACGCGGCGTCGCGGGTCGTCGCGGCCGCAAGGTGCCGGCAATCGGCGGGCGATTCTGGATCGGTCCAAGCTGCAGGACAAGATGGCCGGCCTCCTGATGCGTGCCTCCACGCCGGAGCGGGCGCGCAGCGAGATTCTGGAGCTTCTCAAGGGTGCCCTTGCCGAGGGCCGGGAAGAGATCCAGCGCCGCTTCGAAGCCGGGGCTTCGGGTCGCACGACCGCCGCCCTACTGGCCTGGCAGGCCGATCAGATCGTCCGCCTGATCTACGATCACGTGGGGCAAGACCTTTATCCGCTGGCCAATCCCTCGATGGCCGAACGGCTCGCCGTTGCGGCTGCCGGTGGCTACGGCCGTGGCGAGCTCGCGCCCTATAGCGACATCGATCTGCTGTTCCTGCTGCCCTACAAGACCACGCCGCGCAGCGAGCAGGTGATCGAATCCGTCCTCTACTTCCTGTGGGATCTCGGCTTCAAAGTCGGTCATGCGACAAGAAGCGTTGACGACTGCCTGCGTCAGGCACGGCAAGACGTGACCATCGCGACAAATCTGCTGGAGTCTCGCTTCTTGTGGGGTGACCAGGCGCTGTTCCTGGAGTTCAAGTCGCGCTACGCCGCCGAAGTGCAGGCGGGCAAGGGCATTTGGTTCGCGGAAGCCAAGCTGGCGGAGCGCAGCCGCAGGCACCAGCGCTACGGTCAAGGCTCGCGCTACGCGTTGGAGCCGAACGTCAAGGAGTCGAAAGGCGGCCTGCGCGATCTCCACACCATCTTCTGGCTTGGTAAATTTCTGTATCAGGTCGATGAGGTGGACAAGCTGATTGACAAGGGTGTCTTCACCAAAGCCGAGGCGAGAGCTTTCGAGAAGGCTCTCGAGTTTCTCTGGACCCTGCGCTGTTGGCTGCATTATCAGACCGGCCGCGGCGAGGAGCGCCTGACCTTCGATCTGCAGCATGCGATCGCCCCCCTGATGGGCTACAACGAGCATGCTGGCAAGAAAGCCGTCGAGCGTTTCATGAAGCGCTACTTCCTGGTGGCCAAGGACGTCGGGGACCTGACCCGGATCTTCTGCGCCCAGATCGAAGCGGAGCACAACCGGCGCTCTCGCTTCCGGATGCCTCTGCTGCGCCGCCGCCGTCAGATCGGCGGCTTCAAGCTGGAGGGAGATCGTCTGACGGTCAAAGGGCCGGAGCACTTTGCCGAGAAACCGGTCGATCTGCTGCGTCTCTTCCAAGTCGCGCAGGCCAACGATCTGGACATCCATCCCGATGCGCTTCGCTCGGCCACCCAGTCGCTGAAGCAGATCGACAAGTCGCTCAGGCAGAACGCCAAGGCTAACCAAGTTTTCCTGGATATCCTGACCGGCGACAAGGACCCTGAGACGGCGCTGCGGCGGTTGAACGAGGCTGGCGTGCTCGGCCGTTTCCTGCCCGACTTCGGGCGCGCCGTCAGCATGATGCAGTTCAACATGTATCATCACTACACTGTGGATGAGCATACGCTCTTCGCGATCGGCATCCTGCACGCCATCGAGCAGGGCAAGCTTCAGGAAGAAGCCCCGATCGCCAGCAGCGTCATCCACAAGGTGCTGAATCGCCGCGTGCTCTTTCTGGCGGTTCTGCTCCACGATATCGCCAAGGGCCGGCCAGGCGATCATTCGGAGGAAGGGGCCAAGATCGCCCACCGTCTCTGTCCCCGGCTCGGTCTTTCGTCGGAGGAGACGGAGACCGTCGCCTGGCTCGTGCTGCATCATCTCGCCATGTCCGATACCGCCTTCAAGCGGGATATCGACGATCCCAAGACGATCCAGGACTTCGCAGGATTGGTGCAGTCTCGCGAGCGTTTGAATCTGCTGCTCGTGCTGACTGTGGCCGATATCCGCGCCGTCGGTCCCGGGGTCTGGAACGCCTGGAAGGCTTCGCTGCTGCGCGAACTCTATTGGCGGAGCGAGGAAGTGCTGTCAGGCGGTTTCTCGACCGAGGGCCGCGAGCGGCGGATCGCAGGCAAGAAAGCGGCTCTGCGACAGGCGCTCGAAGAGTGCGCCGAAGCTTTCGAGCCCGAGTGGATCGAAGGCTTCCTCGATCGCGGCTACGACGCTTACTGGCTGTCGCTCGACGTCGAGACGCTGTTGCGCCACGCGCGGCTGATTCGCACTGCCGAAGTCGAAGGGCGGCTGCTGACGGTCGATACCTGGGTCGATCCTTACCGGGAAGCGACCGAGGTGACGATCTACACGGCCGATCATGCCGGCCTGTTCAACCGCATTGCCGGCGCCTTGGCGGTGGCGGGCGCCAATGTGGAGGTGGCGCGCATCTTCACCCACAAGGATGGCATGGCGCTCGACATCTTCTGGGTCCGCGACGCCGCCAAGGGCGGCGCCTTCGCCAAGCCGAGCAAGCTGGCCAAGCTCTATGCAGCGATCGAACAGACTCTATCCGGCTCGATCCGTCCTTTGACCGAGCTCCGCCGGCAGGCGCCGAACCTGCCGTCGCGTTTCGAAGTCTTCACTGTTGCCCCACGGGTGTTGATCGACAACGCGGCCAGCCGCCATCACACGGTGATCGAGGTCAACGGCCGCGATCGACCTGGTTTGCTCTATCGGCTGACCTTGGCGCTAGCTCGCCTTGGGCTGATGATCGATTCGGCTCAGATCACCACCTACGGCGAGCGGGCGGTCGACAGTTTCTATGTCCATGATGCGCTCAATTCTAAGATCGAGAGCCCTCAGCGACTCCGCGCGATCCGAAAGAAACTGCTGGAGGCACTGGAGGACGGTGTCTGCGCTCCGGCCGGTGCGCAGACGGTGAGGGCGCGCCCGAAATCCGCCGTCGGAGCCAAGAGCCTGGCGAAGCCGGCGAAGAGCAGGAAGCGCGCGGTAGCGAGCTGA